A single region of the Salarchaeum japonicum genome encodes:
- a CDS encoding CPBP family intramembrane glutamic endopeptidase encodes MAGFDAYAATARVALVSLAAVLLGSLAGAVGAAATAGLPESLSYGVQSALASVVIGAVAVAVVRRRGGDWTFFDLSRPSARTVGIGVAAGVAMLGLLWAFGVLTTALDVPSASHGVQERIEANPSIALVMAGVSLAFVAPGEELLARGFVQQTLYDHYSPRLAVVAASAVFAGVHVFAYATAPPLAVAASLTQLFCISLVLGAIYLRTRNLVAPILAHGVYNAVQFLLVYISV; translated from the coding sequence ATGGCGGGGTTCGACGCGTACGCGGCGACGGCGCGCGTCGCGCTCGTCAGCCTCGCCGCCGTCCTCCTCGGGTCGCTCGCCGGCGCGGTCGGCGCGGCCGCCACCGCCGGCCTGCCGGAGAGCCTGTCGTACGGCGTGCAGTCCGCGCTCGCGAGCGTCGTCATCGGCGCGGTCGCCGTCGCGGTCGTTCGGCGCAGGGGCGGCGATTGGACGTTCTTCGACCTCTCGCGGCCGAGCGCGCGCACCGTCGGCATCGGCGTCGCCGCGGGCGTCGCGATGCTCGGCCTGCTCTGGGCGTTCGGCGTCCTCACGACCGCGCTGGACGTGCCGTCCGCGAGCCACGGCGTCCAGGAGCGCATCGAGGCGAACCCCAGTATCGCGCTCGTGATGGCCGGCGTCTCCCTCGCGTTCGTCGCGCCGGGCGAGGAACTGCTCGCGCGCGGGTTCGTCCAGCAGACGCTCTACGACCACTACTCGCCCCGGCTGGCGGTCGTGGCGGCGAGCGCGGTGTTCGCCGGCGTGCACGTGTTCGCGTACGCGACCGCGCCCCCGCTCGCCGTCGCCGCCTCCCTCACGCAACTGTTCTGCATCTCGCTCGTGCTCGGCGCGATATACCTCCGCACGCGGAACCTCGTCGCGCCGATACTCGCGCACGGCGTCTACAACGCCGTCCAGTTCCTCCTCGTCTACATCAGTGTCTGA
- a CDS encoding glucose-6-phosphate isomerase — MHVDVGNALSEAATPGVPRDALDRLDDRVADAHRRISEGMDAGEFGYAALNLPETVDAGEIRAAVEPFADADTVLTVGIGGSALGAAALCDALGDDTRTEFLDNVDPAGVRDLLDGIDLSTTVMHVVSRSGTTAETLANFLVVRDAMQDAGVDWTERTFVTTGPDGNLRDLADAHDLPALSVPDGVPGRFSALSTVGLPVAALAGVDIEGVVAGAREERDSLTGSLFDCPAYAYGALAYALDSRGAGVNAVMPYSEGLETFAEWFAQLWAESLGKDGLGQTPVRALGATDQHSQLQLYRAGPRDKMVSLVTLRDRPDVPIPSSDLDGLDYLDGASLGSLLDAEFRATEASLAESGCPSVRVELDALDPESVGGLLYGMEAACVLAGELYGVETFTQPAVEWGKTAARGLLRGDESLPETPSLRVE, encoded by the coding sequence ATGCACGTAGACGTGGGGAACGCGCTCTCCGAGGCGGCGACTCCGGGCGTTCCGCGGGACGCGCTCGACCGACTGGACGACCGCGTGGCGGACGCGCACCGCCGAATCAGCGAGGGAATGGACGCCGGCGAGTTCGGGTACGCGGCGCTGAACCTCCCCGAAACCGTCGATGCGGGCGAGATTCGGGCGGCGGTCGAGCCGTTCGCGGACGCCGACACGGTTCTCACGGTGGGTATCGGCGGGAGCGCTCTCGGCGCGGCCGCGCTCTGTGACGCGCTCGGCGACGACACCCGAACCGAGTTCCTCGACAACGTCGATCCGGCGGGCGTCCGCGACCTCCTCGACGGTATCGACCTCTCGACGACCGTGATGCACGTGGTGTCCCGGTCGGGGACGACGGCGGAGACGCTCGCGAACTTCCTCGTCGTCCGCGACGCCATGCAGGACGCGGGCGTCGATTGGACGGAGCGGACGTTCGTCACCACCGGCCCCGACGGGAACCTCCGCGACCTCGCGGACGCCCACGACCTCCCCGCGCTCTCGGTTCCGGACGGCGTTCCCGGTCGCTTCTCCGCGCTCTCCACGGTCGGCCTGCCGGTCGCGGCGCTCGCCGGCGTGGACATCGAAGGCGTCGTCGCCGGCGCGCGCGAGGAACGCGACTCCCTGACCGGGAGCCTGTTCGACTGTCCCGCGTACGCGTACGGCGCGCTCGCCTACGCGCTCGACAGCCGGGGCGCGGGCGTGAACGCCGTGATGCCGTACTCTGAGGGCCTGGAGACGTTCGCGGAGTGGTTCGCGCAACTCTGGGCGGAGAGCCTGGGGAAGGACGGCCTCGGGCAGACGCCGGTGCGCGCGCTCGGCGCGACCGACCAGCACAGCCAGCTCCAACTGTACCGCGCCGGCCCCCGCGACAAGATGGTGAGCCTCGTCACCCTGCGCGACCGACCGGACGTGCCGATTCCGTCGAGCGACCTCGACGGCCTCGACTACCTCGACGGCGCGAGCCTCGGGAGCCTGCTCGACGCCGAGTTCCGCGCGACCGAGGCGAGCCTCGCGGAATCCGGGTGTCCGAGCGTCCGCGTGGAACTGGACGCGCTCGACCCCGAGAGCGTCGGCGGCCTCCTCTACGGGATGGAGGCGGCGTGCGTGCTCGCCGGCGAACTCTACGGCGTCGAGACGTTCACCCAGCCCGCCGTCGAGTGGGGGAAAACTGCCGCGCGCGGCCTGCTCCGCGGCGACGAATCGCTCCCGGAGACGCCGTCGCTCCGCGTGGAGTGA
- a CDS encoding DUF5811 family protein, protein MNGNTPYAGPNTPDVTLSSAQHRALRESLSRIASRTREFLPDEYTVGSEVNQGSNGPQATVAVRPPVGNPVSAGFTPDFDEGDTELIPPSERDEVARGLAASAALQVKAALANADIDPPAR, encoded by the coding sequence ATGAACGGGAACACCCCGTACGCCGGGCCGAACACGCCCGACGTGACGCTCTCGTCCGCGCAGCACCGCGCGCTCCGCGAGAGCCTCTCCCGCATCGCGTCCCGAACCCGCGAGTTCCTGCCCGACGAGTACACCGTCGGCTCGGAAGTGAACCAGGGGTCGAACGGCCCGCAGGCCACCGTCGCCGTCCGCCCGCCCGTCGGCAACCCCGTCTCCGCGGGGTTCACGCCCGACTTCGACGAGGGCGACACGGAACTCATCCCGCCCTCGGAACGCGACGAGGTCGCGCGCGGCCTCGCCGCGAGCGCCGCCCTCCAGGTGAAGGCCGCGCTCGCGAACGCGGACATCGACCCGCCCGCACGATAA
- the infB gene encoding translation initiation factor IF-2 — protein MSQEHSASEPGDLRTPIVAVLGHVDHGKTSLLDKVRGSAVIEGEAGAITQHIGATAVPLDVVSEVAGSLIDPESFDLPGLLFIDTPGHHSFTTLRSRGGALADIAILVVDVNDGFQPQTEEAIRILQDTQTPFVVAANKIDTIPGWRPHEDAPVQETYEAQSDRVRQQLDEALYELIGELSDHGFSSDLYWRLQNFQNNIGVIPVSAETGEGVPDLLTVLMGLAQRYMKEDMEVDVTGPGAGTVLEVKEEQGFGTTVDVILYDGTVREDDTIVVGGMNETIVTEVRALLKPQPLAEIRTEKRFENVEELSAATGVKIAAPELDDAMAGAPVRVVRDRPLQDVIDEVEAELAEIAVETEEEGVVVKADTLGSLEALANALEEAEIPIMRAEVGDIAPRDVSMATTADEDTHRCILGFNVDVLADAEQRAEQDGVELFESDVIYQLVERYEEHVEAIERQQKEAVFENIRRPARFRILEDHVFRQSDPAVVGVEVLSGTLKRNTPVGKFDGNELERVGVVKGIQEQGEDVDEVRAGNRVSVSIDGPTVGRDVEEGDELWVDLPEKHAKVLEQELAEEIPADEREALSMFVDKRRNRDPFWGK, from the coding sequence ATGTCTCAGGAACACTCTGCGTCCGAACCCGGCGACCTCCGTACGCCCATCGTCGCCGTGCTCGGACACGTCGACCACGGAAAGACCAGCCTCCTCGACAAGGTTCGAGGATCCGCCGTCATCGAGGGCGAAGCCGGCGCTATCACGCAGCACATCGGCGCGACCGCCGTCCCGCTCGACGTGGTGTCGGAGGTCGCGGGCAGTCTCATCGACCCGGAGAGCTTCGACCTCCCCGGCCTGCTGTTCATCGACACGCCCGGCCACCACTCGTTCACCACCCTGCGTTCCCGCGGCGGCGCGCTCGCCGACATCGCCATCCTCGTCGTGGACGTGAACGACGGCTTCCAGCCGCAGACCGAGGAAGCCATCCGCATCCTCCAGGACACCCAGACGCCCTTTGTCGTCGCCGCGAACAAGATAGACACCATTCCGGGCTGGCGGCCGCACGAGGACGCGCCCGTCCAGGAGACGTACGAGGCGCAATCGGACAGAGTGCGCCAGCAGTTGGACGAGGCGCTCTACGAACTCATCGGCGAACTCTCCGACCACGGCTTCTCCAGCGACCTCTACTGGCGGCTCCAGAACTTCCAGAACAACATCGGCGTCATCCCCGTCTCCGCCGAGACCGGCGAGGGCGTCCCCGACCTCCTCACCGTCCTGATGGGGCTCGCGCAGCGCTACATGAAGGAGGACATGGAGGTGGACGTGACCGGGCCCGGAGCCGGAACGGTGCTGGAGGTGAAGGAAGAACAGGGGTTCGGGACGACCGTGGACGTCATCCTCTACGACGGCACCGTCCGCGAGGACGACACCATCGTCGTCGGCGGGATGAACGAGACCATCGTCACCGAGGTCAGGGCGCTCCTGAAACCCCAGCCGCTCGCCGAGATACGCACCGAAAAACGATTCGAGAACGTCGAGGAACTCTCCGCCGCGACGGGCGTGAAGATAGCCGCGCCCGAGTTGGACGACGCGATGGCGGGCGCGCCCGTCCGCGTCGTCCGTGACCGACCGCTCCAGGACGTCATCGACGAGGTCGAGGCCGAGCTCGCGGAAATCGCCGTGGAGACCGAGGAGGAGGGCGTCGTCGTGAAAGCCGACACGCTCGGCAGCCTCGAAGCGCTCGCGAACGCCCTCGAAGAGGCCGAAATCCCCATCATGCGCGCCGAAGTCGGGGACATCGCGCCCCGGGACGTGTCCATGGCGACCACCGCCGACGAGGACACCCACCGCTGCATCCTCGGGTTCAACGTGGACGTGCTCGCGGACGCAGAACAGCGCGCCGAACAGGACGGCGTCGAACTCTTCGAGAGCGACGTCATCTACCAGCTCGTCGAGCGCTACGAGGAACACGTCGAAGCCATCGAACGCCAGCAGAAGGAAGCCGTCTTCGAGAACATCCGGCGGCCCGCGCGCTTCCGCATCCTCGAAGACCACGTCTTCCGGCAGTCCGACCCCGCCGTCGTCGGCGTCGAAGTGCTCTCCGGCACCCTCAAGCGCAACACGCCCGTCGGGAAGTTCGACGGGAACGAACTCGAACGCGTCGGCGTCGTCAAGGGCATCCAGGAGCAGGGCGAGGACGTGGACGAAGTCCGCGCCGGCAACCGCGTCAGCGTCTCCATCGACGGCCCCACCGTCGGACGCGACGTCGAGGAGGGCGACGAACTCTGGGTCGACCTCCCCGAGAAACACGCGAAGGTACTCGAACAGGAACTCGCCGAGGAGATTCCCGCCGACGAACGCGAAGCGCTCTCCATGTTCGTGGATAAACGCCGGAACCGCGACCCGTTCTGGGGGAAGTAG
- a CDS encoding metal-dependent hydrolase has product MMATTHALVGFAIAVLVAPDAAPAVLAAGFAGGAFPDLDLYAGHRKTLHFPVYYALLALPLGLLAAFAPGTWTLAAAVFVVAAAVHSAMDAFGGGLELRPWEGTSDRAVYDHFNGRWLPPKRWVRYDGAPEDLGLAAVAAVPPILAVSGGLELLAFGALAVSAVYVLVRKPMVAVAEWLVARTPPTVLDYVPERFVQDL; this is encoded by the coding sequence ATGATGGCGACGACGCACGCGCTCGTGGGGTTCGCGATAGCGGTGCTCGTGGCTCCGGACGCCGCGCCCGCCGTTCTCGCCGCCGGGTTCGCCGGCGGCGCGTTCCCCGACCTCGACCTGTACGCCGGCCACCGCAAGACCCTGCACTTCCCGGTGTACTACGCGCTCCTCGCGCTCCCGCTCGGTCTGCTCGCGGCGTTCGCGCCCGGTACGTGGACGCTCGCCGCCGCGGTGTTCGTGGTCGCGGCCGCCGTGCACTCCGCGATGGACGCGTTCGGCGGCGGCCTCGAACTCCGACCGTGGGAGGGGACGAGCGACCGCGCCGTCTACGACCACTTCAACGGCCGCTGGCTCCCGCCGAAGCGCTGGGTGCGGTACGACGGCGCGCCCGAAGACCTCGGCCTCGCCGCGGTCGCCGCCGTCCCCCCGATACTCGCGGTCTCCGGCGGCCTCGAACTCCTCGCGTTCGGCGCGCTTGCCGTCTCCGCCGTCTACGTCCTCGTGCGGAAGCCGATGGTCGCCGTCGCGGAGTGGCTGGTCGCGCGCACGCCCCCCACGGTTCTCGACTACGTCCCGGAACGGTTCGTACAAGACCTGTAG
- a CDS encoding pyruvoyl-dependent arginine decarboxylase, whose translation MSSIRIAWGTGTAPTEMAAYDAALADANLHNYNLVGVSSVIPADVPVEVVGTAPDLGPAGNRLTVVEAHASVAGPSRASAGLAWSRSEDSGPGLFYEASGETDADEIADVVRTGLDAGRDLRDWAFAGEQVETATVTADAGEYASAVVLAAYGDSTPIC comes from the coding sequence ATGAGCAGTATTCGTATCGCGTGGGGAACCGGGACGGCCCCCACGGAGATGGCGGCGTACGACGCCGCGCTGGCGGACGCGAACCTCCACAACTACAACCTCGTGGGCGTCTCGTCCGTCATCCCCGCGGACGTGCCCGTCGAGGTCGTCGGCACCGCGCCCGACCTCGGGCCGGCGGGGAACCGATTGACGGTCGTGGAGGCGCACGCGAGCGTCGCCGGCCCCAGTCGCGCGAGCGCGGGGCTCGCGTGGAGTCGGAGCGAGGATTCCGGGCCGGGATTGTTCTACGAGGCGTCCGGCGAGACGGACGCGGACGAAATCGCGGACGTGGTGCGGACGGGCCTGGACGCGGGCCGCGACCTCCGCGACTGGGCGTTCGCCGGCGAGCAGGTCGAAACGGCGACCGTCACCGCGGACGCGGGCGAGTACGCGTCCGCCGTCGTTCTCGCCGCGTACGGCGACAGCACGCCCATCTGTTAG
- a CDS encoding NOB1 family endonuclease, which translates to MRVLDSSAFIAGYETGDDVATIPLVREELTDTSTYRFDAMEGGGMRVHVPDEAAVNEARQAARRTGDLDTLSDTDLRLVAAAHELDAVLVTDDYAMQNVAADLGVAVDAVQQDGITEQREWVFQCQGCGRTFDDDRERCPVCGSSLTRKNPS; encoded by the coding sequence GTGCGCGTCCTCGACTCCTCGGCGTTCATCGCGGGGTACGAGACGGGCGACGACGTGGCCACGATTCCGCTCGTGCGCGAGGAACTCACCGACACGTCCACGTATCGGTTCGACGCGATGGAGGGCGGCGGGATGCGCGTCCACGTCCCGGACGAGGCCGCGGTGAACGAGGCGCGGCAGGCCGCGCGCCGCACCGGCGACCTGGATACGCTCTCCGACACCGACCTCCGGTTGGTCGCCGCCGCGCACGAACTCGACGCCGTGCTCGTGACCGACGACTACGCGATGCAGAACGTCGCCGCCGACCTCGGCGTCGCGGTGGACGCCGTCCAGCAGGACGGCATCACGGAGCAACGCGAGTGGGTGTTTCAGTGTCAGGGGTGCGGGCGGACGTTCGACGACGACCGCGAGCGCTGTCCCGTCTGCGGGAGTTCGCTCACCCGGAAGAACCCCAGCTAG
- a CDS encoding DUF5812 family protein, whose translation MSEKSGTFLVTHADDDSAVLADVRDTHVHTLSSNPGVETGEVLEATVSPDPPMEVTWSVTAVEERKEIPVERSAERPTTQAYEMHDDLAEGDIATTERAGTGEVHVLAVPPEQTEDAVADVADDQATLERAARLGVNRVEIRFDADEGVVSVRYLP comes from the coding sequence ATGAGCGAGAAGTCCGGCACGTTTCTGGTGACGCACGCGGACGACGACTCCGCGGTGCTCGCGGACGTCCGCGACACCCACGTCCACACGCTCTCCTCGAACCCCGGCGTCGAGACCGGCGAGGTTCTGGAGGCGACGGTGAGCCCCGACCCCCCGATGGAGGTCACGTGGTCGGTGACCGCGGTCGAGGAGCGAAAGGAGATTCCGGTGGAGCGAAGCGCCGAGCGCCCGACGACGCAGGCCTACGAGATGCACGACGACCTCGCGGAGGGCGACATCGCGACGACGGAACGCGCGGGGACGGGCGAGGTGCACGTGCTCGCGGTGCCGCCGGAACAGACCGAGGACGCGGTCGCGGACGTGGCGGACGACCAGGCGACGCTCGAACGCGCCGCGCGCCTCGGCGTGAACCGCGTGGAGATTCGCTTCGACGCCGACGAGGGCGTCGTGAGCGTGCGCTACCTCCCCTGA
- the pepF gene encoding oligoendopeptidase F codes for MSSVPERSDIEEEYKWDLESIYATDEAWEEAFETVKGRLDDLSNYEGHATEDGETLLDVLELRDEIMREVAKVSSYARMRSDEDTRDQEYQALSARASSLVSQASSAASFIEPAIQELTEDDIAEMVAETEGLDEYEHYFEDVLRQKEHTRSAEIEELLSELGEVTGAPGDIYSMLTNADMTFPTVEKPSGDAVEISQGNFTTLLKNSDREFRQTVHESYFEELEAVRNTIGSTLKNSVKADVKTAQARFYDTAREAALDDTNVPVEVYDNLVDTVKGNLDKLHHHAELKQRQLGVDELKPWDFYMPLADTESPDITYEEAKEHVVDAVAPLGEDYQNRVAEGLESRWVDVYENRGKRSGAYSGGTYDTQPFILMNYQDDISSMYTLAHELGHSLHSQYTGEEQPYVYSHYDIFVAEVASTVNEALLTQHLLDTVEDDAFRRHVLSEYLERFRSTLYRQTLFADFEHQIHTLSEEGEALTPDRMDEVYGDLKESFYAPADLDDHIRREWMRIPHFYYNYYVYQYSTGISAAVALSQDILSEGDDAARRYREFLAMGNSEYPLDALQHAGVDMTSPEPIESAISVYGDYLDEMDDLV; via the coding sequence ATGAGTAGCGTTCCCGAGCGCAGTGACATCGAGGAGGAGTACAAGTGGGACTTAGAGAGCATCTACGCCACCGACGAGGCGTGGGAGGAGGCGTTCGAGACGGTGAAGGGCCGTCTCGACGACCTCTCGAACTACGAGGGGCACGCCACCGAGGACGGCGAGACCCTCCTCGACGTGCTGGAGCTCCGCGACGAAATCATGCGGGAGGTGGCGAAGGTGTCGTCGTACGCGCGGATGCGTTCCGACGAGGACACGCGCGACCAGGAGTATCAGGCGCTCTCCGCGCGGGCGTCCAGCCTCGTCTCGCAGGCGTCGAGCGCGGCGTCCTTCATCGAGCCCGCGATTCAGGAACTCACCGAGGACGACATCGCGGAGATGGTCGCTGAGACCGAGGGTCTCGACGAGTACGAGCACTACTTCGAGGACGTGCTCCGGCAGAAAGAGCACACGCGCTCCGCCGAAATCGAGGAACTCCTCTCCGAACTCGGGGAGGTCACGGGCGCGCCTGGTGACATCTACTCGATGCTGACGAACGCGGACATGACGTTCCCCACGGTCGAGAAGCCGAGCGGGGACGCGGTCGAAATCAGTCAGGGGAACTTCACCACCCTCCTCAAGAACTCCGATAGGGAGTTCCGGCAGACCGTCCACGAGTCCTACTTCGAGGAGCTCGAAGCCGTCCGGAACACCATCGGTTCGACGCTGAAGAACAGCGTGAAGGCGGACGTGAAGACCGCGCAGGCCCGGTTCTACGACACCGCCCGGGAGGCCGCATTGGACGACACGAACGTCCCCGTCGAGGTGTACGACAACCTCGTGGACACGGTCAAAGGCAACCTCGACAAACTCCACCACCACGCGGAACTCAAACAGCGCCAACTCGGCGTGGATGAGCTGAAGCCCTGGGACTTCTACATGCCGCTCGCGGACACCGAGAGCCCCGACATCACGTACGAGGAGGCGAAGGAGCACGTGGTGGACGCGGTCGCGCCGCTCGGCGAGGACTACCAGAACCGGGTCGCCGAGGGCCTCGAATCCCGGTGGGTGGACGTGTACGAGAACCGGGGGAAGCGCTCGGGCGCGTACTCCGGCGGCACCTACGACACCCAGCCGTTCATCCTGATGAACTACCAGGACGACATCTCGTCGATGTACACGCTCGCCCACGAACTCGGGCACAGCCTCCACAGCCAGTACACGGGCGAGGAACAGCCGTACGTCTACTCGCACTACGACATCTTCGTCGCCGAAGTCGCCTCGACGGTGAACGAGGCATTGCTCACCCAGCACCTCCTCGACACCGTGGAGGACGACGCGTTCCGCCGGCACGTCCTCAGCGAGTACCTCGAACGCTTCCGCTCCACGCTCTACCGGCAGACGCTGTTCGCGGACTTCGAACACCAGATTCACACGCTCTCCGAGGAGGGCGAAGCGCTCACGCCCGACCGCATGGACGAGGTGTACGGCGACCTGAAGGAGTCGTTCTACGCGCCCGCCGACCTCGACGACCACATCCGCCGCGAGTGGATGCGCATCCCGCACTTCTACTACAACTACTACGTCTACCAGTACAGCACGGGCATCTCGGCGGCCGTCGCGCTCAGCCAGGACATCCTGAGCGAGGGCGACGACGCGGCGCGGCGCTACCGCGAGTTCCTCGCGATGGGGAACAGCGAGTACCCGCTCGACGCGCTCCAGCACGCGGGCGTAGACATGACTTCGCCAGAGCCCATCGAGTCCGCGATTTCGGTGTACGGCGACTACCTGGACGAGATGGACGACCTGGTGTAA
- a CDS encoding PRC-barrel domain-containing protein, whose translation MADILAENLSGKAVMGSDGTELGMLYNITMNLKTGELVDLLVEPNEELGTALDFSRDDRGHYEIPVGRVQAVKDYIVVRR comes from the coding sequence ATGGCCGACATTCTCGCCGAGAACCTCTCCGGGAAAGCCGTGATGGGGTCCGATGGAACCGAACTCGGGATGCTGTACAACATCACGATGAACCTCAAGACGGGCGAACTCGTGGACTTGCTCGTCGAACCGAACGAGGAACTCGGTACGGCGCTCGACTTCTCGCGGGACGACCGCGGCCACTACGAGATTCCCGTGGGCCGCGTGCAGGCGGTGAAGGACTACATCGTCGTCCGGCGATAG
- a CDS encoding CopG family transcriptional regulator: protein MGRKLSAVYDEEVVAEIERLASEHDLTEQEVLRQLVYLGLESR, encoded by the coding sequence ATGGGTCGGAAGCTGTCCGCCGTCTACGACGAGGAGGTGGTCGCGGAGATAGAACGCCTCGCGAGCGAACACGACCTCACGGAGCAGGAAGTGCTCCGGCAACTCGTCTATCTCGGGCTCGAATCCCGCTAG
- the pan2 gene encoding proteasome-activating nucleotidase Pan2, which yields MSRSPSLPDRPTLDVDPDSSPEERLDALRSHYEEILTVNDQLEDQLASVRDHQQELRERVEDLQRENETLKTASLYIATVEDLNEDGAILQQHGNNQEVLTDVGDRLRQKLEVGDRVAINDSFAVQRVLDDETDARAQAMEVDESPTVEYEDIGGLDEELREVREAVEDPLLNAEQFEKIGVEPPSGVLLHGPPGTGKTMMAKAVANETNATFIKMAGSELVQKFIGEGSRLVRDLFDLAEQREPAIIFIDEIDAVASKRTDSKTSGDAEVQRTMMQLLSEMDGFDERGDIRIIAATNRYDMLDEAILRPGRFDRLIEVPNPDAEARSRILSIHTDEMNLAEAVDYDALAEQTEGFSGAQLESLSTEAGMFAIRDGRDEVTMRDFQDALDKIKRNAEDDSPGHSVYVQ from the coding sequence ATGTCCCGCAGCCCATCTCTACCCGACCGGCCGACCCTCGACGTCGACCCCGACTCGTCCCCCGAGGAGCGGCTGGACGCCCTCAGATCTCACTACGAGGAGATCCTGACGGTGAACGACCAGCTCGAAGACCAGTTGGCGTCGGTTCGCGACCACCAGCAGGAACTCCGTGAGCGCGTCGAAGACCTGCAGCGGGAGAACGAGACGCTGAAGACCGCGTCGCTCTACATCGCGACGGTCGAAGACCTGAACGAGGACGGCGCTATCCTCCAGCAGCACGGGAACAACCAGGAAGTCCTCACGGACGTGGGTGACCGCCTCCGCCAGAAACTGGAGGTCGGCGACCGCGTCGCCATCAACGACTCCTTCGCGGTGCAGCGCGTGCTCGACGACGAGACGGACGCTCGCGCGCAGGCGATGGAAGTGGACGAGTCCCCGACCGTCGAGTACGAGGACATCGGCGGCCTGGACGAGGAACTCCGGGAGGTGCGGGAGGCCGTCGAAGACCCGCTCCTGAACGCGGAGCAGTTCGAGAAAATCGGCGTCGAACCGCCGAGCGGCGTGCTCCTGCACGGCCCGCCGGGCACGGGAAAGACGATGATGGCGAAAGCCGTCGCGAACGAGACGAACGCGACGTTCATCAAGATGGCCGGCTCGGAGCTCGTCCAGAAGTTCATCGGCGAGGGCAGTCGGCTCGTTCGCGACCTCTTCGACCTCGCTGAGCAGCGCGAACCCGCCATCATCTTCATCGACGAAATCGACGCCGTCGCCTCGAAGCGCACGGACTCGAAGACCTCCGGGGACGCCGAGGTCCAGCGGACGATGATGCAGTTGCTCTCCGAGATGGACGGGTTCGACGAGCGCGGCGACATCCGCATCATCGCCGCGACGAACCGCTACGACATGCTGGACGAGGCGATTCTCCGGCCCGGCCGGTTCGACCGCCTCATCGAGGTGCCGAACCCGGACGCGGAGGCGCGCTCGCGCATCCTCTCCATCCACACGGACGAGATGAACCTCGCGGAGGCCGTGGACTACGACGCGCTCGCGGAACAGACCGAGGGCTTCTCGGGCGCGCAACTGGAGAGTCTCTCCACCGAGGCCGGCATGTTCGCGATTCGGGACGGCCGCGACGAGGTGACGATGCGGGACTTCCAGGACGCCCTCGACAAGATCAAGCGCAACGCCGAGGACGACTCGCCCGGCCACTCCGTCTACGTCCAGTAG
- a CDS encoding DUF7110 family protein: MTGHVYQLSANFELPLEDLEDYLDDPDLPPEVEDLEIDRRNRMLFIKAVAADDSLSKYTPTAQLKAKVEEKRIYEQDEEERQWARRNDEEEEISSELVEYASFSGDLETVLQNTAVRHPMFLLLRNIALLDVEGTLTAITADDEEDELQATRVVDGEARRAAVEVVEQSQANGNGNGNGGVDWRGNEYIN, translated from the coding sequence ATGACAGGCCACGTATACCAGCTCTCCGCGAACTTCGAACTCCCGCTTGAGGACTTAGAGGACTATCTCGACGACCCGGACCTCCCGCCGGAAGTCGAAGACCTCGAAATCGACCGCCGGAACCGCATGCTGTTCATCAAAGCCGTCGCGGCCGACGACTCCCTCAGCAAGTACACGCCGACCGCCCAACTCAAGGCGAAGGTCGAGGAGAAACGCATCTACGAACAGGACGAAGAAGAACGCCAGTGGGCGCGACGGAACGACGAGGAAGAGGAGATTTCGTCCGAACTCGTGGAGTACGCGAGTTTCTCCGGCGACCTCGAAACCGTCCTCCAGAACACCGCCGTTCGCCACCCCATGTTCCTCCTTCTGCGCAACATCGCCCTGCTCGACGTCGAGGGCACCCTCACCGCCATCACCGCGGACGACGAGGAGGACGAACTCCAGGCGACCCGCGTCGTGGACGGCGAAGCCCGACGCGCCGCCGTCGAAGTCGTCGAGCAGTCCCAGGCCAACGGGAACGGCAACGGGAACGGCGGCGTGGACTGGCGCGGCAACGAGTACATCAACTAG